A region from the Lycium barbarum isolate Lr01 chromosome 8, ASM1917538v2, whole genome shotgun sequence genome encodes:
- the LOC132606434 gene encoding beta-ureidopropionase gives MEMTENGKTETTQENPKDGSICGFESLHHLLQASLPPQLFQEVSRILLGLNRGKEVEPIALTQPVKALSSEHDFDLQAFSFSADRESLRGPRIVRVGLIQNSVDLPTTAPFLDQRKAIFQKLTPIIDAAGSSGVNVLCLQEAWTMPFAFCTREKKWCEFAEPIDGESTQFLQEFAQKYNMVIVSPILERDVNHGETLWNTAVIIGNNGNIIGKHRKNHIPRVGDFNESTYYMEGNTGHPVFETAYGKIAVNICYGRHHPLNWLAFGLNGAEIVFNPSATVGDLSEPMWPIEARNAAIANSYFVGSINRVGTEVFPNPFTSGDGKPQHADFGHFYGSSHFSAPDASCTPSLSRHKDGLLISDMDLNLCRQLKDKWGFRMTARYEVYADLLARYVKPDFEPQVISDPLLHKSA, from the exons ATGGAGATGACAGAAAATGGAAAAACAGAAACAAcccaagaaaacccaaaagatgGTTCGATTTGTGGGTTTGAGTCTCTTCATCATCTACTTCAAGCTTCTCTCCCTCCCCAACTTTTCCAG GAAGTCAGTCGCATACTTCTTGGGCTAAATCGTGGAAAGGAAGTTGAGCCTATTGCTCTTACGCAGCCTGTCAAAGCTCTCTCTTCTGAACATGATTTTGATCTTCAG GCTTTTAGCTTTTCTGCTGACAGAGAGTCACTGAGAGGACCTCGGATTGTGAGGGTTGGCCTCATTCAGAATTCTGTTGATCTACCCACAACTGCACCTTTCCTGGACCAAAGGAAGGCCATCTTTCAAAAGTTAACTCCCATAATTGATGCTGCAGGTTCTTCGGGAGTCAATGTTctatgtttgcaa GAGGCATGGACGATGCCATTTGCATTTTGTACTCGTGAGAAAAAATGGTGTGAATTTGCTGAGCCAATTGATGGAGAATCAACACAATTTCTTCAGGAATTTGCACAAAAATATAACATGGTTATCGTTAGTCCAATTCTTGAGAGAGATGTGAACCATGGAGAAACCCTGTGGAATACAGCAGTAATAATTGGAAATAATGGTAACATAATAGGGAAACATCGGAAG AATCATATACCTAGAGTAGGGGACTTCAACGAGAGTACATATTATATGGAAGGGAACACTGGCCATCCTGTGTTTGAGACAGCATATGGCAAGATTGCTGTTAATATATGTTATGGAAGGCACCATCCTCTGAACTGGTTAGCTTTTGGGTTAAATGGCGCAGAGATTGTTTTTAACCCATCAGCTACTGTTGGTGACCTTAGTGAACCAATGTGGCCCATAGAG GCTCGCAATGCAGCAATTGCAAATAGTTATTTTGTTGGTTCAATTAACCGTGTCGGAACAGAAGTTTTCCCCAACCCCTTCACTTCAGGAGATGGAAAGCCACAACATGCAGATTTCGGGCATTTCTATGGTTCCAGTCATTTTTCTGCACCAGATGCTTCATGTACACCGTCTCTGTCCCGTCACAAGGATGGATTGTTGATATCGGACATGGATCTCAACCTTTGCCGGCAGCTTAAGGACAAGTGGGGATTTCGAATGACTGCTCGTTATGAAGTCTATGCTGATCTGCTCGCTCGTTATGTAAAGCCGGATTTTGAGCCACAAGTCATTTCTGATCCCTTGTTACATAAGAGTGCTTAA
- the LOC132606435 gene encoding GATA transcription factor 28-like isoform X1, producing the protein MYTRETETVTPSALQHPQTHSHFPHAQHDDDDVTAAGGVESIEDHIPHHHALEGGVPNDALYVPAGSEMVDGGSSSDQLMLSFQGEVFVYDAVSPEKVQAVLLLLGGYEVPTGIPTVNMASQNHRASSESSGRLNQPQRAASLSRFREKRKERCFDKKIRYTVRKEVALRMQRKKGQFTSSKSVSDEAVSSSVEGNAGSSQEEQETSCRHCGISSKSTPMMRRGPAGPRSLCNACGLTWANKGILRDLTKVSTTGAQEHSLKSLEQSNGEANGSDAMAAAGIITSDDENIVLPSER; encoded by the exons ATGTACACAAGAGAGACAGAAACAGTGACCCCTTCAGCACTACAACACCCACAGACACACTCTCATTTCCCCCACGCCCAACACGACGATGACGACGTCACCGCCGCCGGAGGAGTGGAGTCCATAGAAGACCACATTCCCCACCACCACGCGCTGGAAGGCGGCGTTCCAAATGACGCGCTGTATGTACCTGCTGGCTCGGAAATGGTTGATGGAGGAAGTAGTAGCGATCAGCTAATGCTGTCGTTTCAAGGCGAAGTCTTTGTCTACGATGCCGTTTCACCTGAAAAG GTTCAGGCCGTGCTGCTGCTTTTGGGGGGATATGAAGTCCCTACTGGCATCCCTACTGTCAATATGGCGTCCCAGAATCATAGG gcttcaagtgaAAGTTCTGGAAGATTGAATCAACCGCAACGGGCGGCTTCTTTGAGTCGTTTTagggaaaaaaggaaagaaagatgttTCGATAAAAAGATTCGATATACTGTTCGGAAGGAAGTTGCTCTTAG GATGCAGCGAAAAAAGGGTCAGTTTACATCTTCCAAGTCAGTATCTGATGAAGCTGTTTCTTCTTCTGTAGAGGGGAATGCAGGCTCTAGCCAAGAAGAACAGGAAACATC ATGTAGACATTGTGGAATTAGTTCGAAATCCACTCCTATGATGCGTCGTGGACCAGCTGGCCCAAGGTCACTGTGCAACGCCTGTGGACTTACGTGGGCCAATAAG GGGATTTTAAGAGATCTTACTAAAGTTTCAACTACAGGAGCTCAGGAACATTCTTTAAAATCTTTGGAACAG AGCAACGGTGAAGCTAATGGATCAGATGCTATGGCTGCTGCTGGTATCATCACTTCAGATGATGAGAACATAGTGCTTCCATCTGAACGATGA
- the LOC132606435 gene encoding GATA transcription factor 28-like isoform X2 yields the protein MYTRETETVTPSALQHPQTHSHFPHAQHDDDDVTAAGGVESIEDHIPHHHALEGGVPNDALYVPAGSEMVDGGSSSDQLMLSFQGEVFVYDAVSPEKVQAVLLLLGGYEVPTGIPTVNMASQNHRASSESSGRLNQPQRAASLSRFREKRKERCFDKKIRYTVRKEVALRMQRKKGQFTSSKSVSDEAVSSSVEGNAGSSQEEQETSCRHCGISSKSTPMMRRGPAGPRSLCNACGLTWANKVMVSSGIVKIHKLTWTLPSRVSQKCRIIFAYCHLQQNLNKQWNMAGDFKRSY from the exons ATGTACACAAGAGAGACAGAAACAGTGACCCCTTCAGCACTACAACACCCACAGACACACTCTCATTTCCCCCACGCCCAACACGACGATGACGACGTCACCGCCGCCGGAGGAGTGGAGTCCATAGAAGACCACATTCCCCACCACCACGCGCTGGAAGGCGGCGTTCCAAATGACGCGCTGTATGTACCTGCTGGCTCGGAAATGGTTGATGGAGGAAGTAGTAGCGATCAGCTAATGCTGTCGTTTCAAGGCGAAGTCTTTGTCTACGATGCCGTTTCACCTGAAAAG GTTCAGGCCGTGCTGCTGCTTTTGGGGGGATATGAAGTCCCTACTGGCATCCCTACTGTCAATATGGCGTCCCAGAATCATAGG gcttcaagtgaAAGTTCTGGAAGATTGAATCAACCGCAACGGGCGGCTTCTTTGAGTCGTTTTagggaaaaaaggaaagaaagatgttTCGATAAAAAGATTCGATATACTGTTCGGAAGGAAGTTGCTCTTAG GATGCAGCGAAAAAAGGGTCAGTTTACATCTTCCAAGTCAGTATCTGATGAAGCTGTTTCTTCTTCTGTAGAGGGGAATGCAGGCTCTAGCCAAGAAGAACAGGAAACATC ATGTAGACATTGTGGAATTAGTTCGAAATCCACTCCTATGATGCGTCGTGGACCAGCTGGCCCAAGGTCACTGTGCAACGCCTGTGGACTTACGTGGGCCAATAAG GTAATGGTATCCAGTGGAATTGTCAAGATACACAAGCTGACCTGGACACTACCTTCTAGAGTGAGCCAGAAGTGTCGCATAATATTTGCATATTGTCATTTGCAACAAAACCTGAATAAACAGTGGAACATGGCTG GGGATTTTAAGAGATCTTACTAA
- the LOC132606435 gene encoding GATA transcription factor 28-like isoform X3, with protein MYTRETETVTPSALQHPQTHSHFPHAQHDDDDVTAAGGVESIEDHIPHHHALEGGVPNDALYVPAGSEMVDGGSSSDQLMLSFQGEVFVYDAVSPEKVQAVLLLLGGYEVPTGIPTVNMASQNHRASSESSGRLNQPQRAASLSRFREKRKERCFDKKIRYTVRKEVALRMQRKKGQFTSSKSVSDEAVSSSVEGNAGSSQEEQETSCRHCGISSKSTPMMRRGPAGPRSLCNACGLTWANKEGVNPRVRPSGQ; from the exons ATGTACACAAGAGAGACAGAAACAGTGACCCCTTCAGCACTACAACACCCACAGACACACTCTCATTTCCCCCACGCCCAACACGACGATGACGACGTCACCGCCGCCGGAGGAGTGGAGTCCATAGAAGACCACATTCCCCACCACCACGCGCTGGAAGGCGGCGTTCCAAATGACGCGCTGTATGTACCTGCTGGCTCGGAAATGGTTGATGGAGGAAGTAGTAGCGATCAGCTAATGCTGTCGTTTCAAGGCGAAGTCTTTGTCTACGATGCCGTTTCACCTGAAAAG GTTCAGGCCGTGCTGCTGCTTTTGGGGGGATATGAAGTCCCTACTGGCATCCCTACTGTCAATATGGCGTCCCAGAATCATAGG gcttcaagtgaAAGTTCTGGAAGATTGAATCAACCGCAACGGGCGGCTTCTTTGAGTCGTTTTagggaaaaaaggaaagaaagatgttTCGATAAAAAGATTCGATATACTGTTCGGAAGGAAGTTGCTCTTAG GATGCAGCGAAAAAAGGGTCAGTTTACATCTTCCAAGTCAGTATCTGATGAAGCTGTTTCTTCTTCTGTAGAGGGGAATGCAGGCTCTAGCCAAGAAGAACAGGAAACATC ATGTAGACATTGTGGAATTAGTTCGAAATCCACTCCTATGATGCGTCGTGGACCAGCTGGCCCAAGGTCACTGTGCAACGCCTGTGGACTTACGTGGGCCAATAAG GAAGGTGTGAATCCAAGGGTgcggcctagtggtcaatga
- the LOC132606435 gene encoding GATA transcription factor 28-like isoform X4: MYTRETETVTPSALQHPQTHSHFPHAQHDDDDVTAAGGVESIEDHIPHHHALEGGVPNDALYVPAGSEMVDGGSSSDQLMLSFQGEVFVYDAVSPEKVQAVLLLLGGYEVPTGIPTVNMASQNHRASSESSGRLNQPQRAASLSRFREKRKERCFDKKIRYTVRKEVALRMQRKKGQFTSSKSVSDEAVSSSVEGNAGSSQEEQETSCRHCGISSKSTPMMRRGPAGPRSLCNACGLTWANKVGRCESKGAA; this comes from the exons ATGTACACAAGAGAGACAGAAACAGTGACCCCTTCAGCACTACAACACCCACAGACACACTCTCATTTCCCCCACGCCCAACACGACGATGACGACGTCACCGCCGCCGGAGGAGTGGAGTCCATAGAAGACCACATTCCCCACCACCACGCGCTGGAAGGCGGCGTTCCAAATGACGCGCTGTATGTACCTGCTGGCTCGGAAATGGTTGATGGAGGAAGTAGTAGCGATCAGCTAATGCTGTCGTTTCAAGGCGAAGTCTTTGTCTACGATGCCGTTTCACCTGAAAAG GTTCAGGCCGTGCTGCTGCTTTTGGGGGGATATGAAGTCCCTACTGGCATCCCTACTGTCAATATGGCGTCCCAGAATCATAGG gcttcaagtgaAAGTTCTGGAAGATTGAATCAACCGCAACGGGCGGCTTCTTTGAGTCGTTTTagggaaaaaaggaaagaaagatgttTCGATAAAAAGATTCGATATACTGTTCGGAAGGAAGTTGCTCTTAG GATGCAGCGAAAAAAGGGTCAGTTTACATCTTCCAAGTCAGTATCTGATGAAGCTGTTTCTTCTTCTGTAGAGGGGAATGCAGGCTCTAGCCAAGAAGAACAGGAAACATC ATGTAGACATTGTGGAATTAGTTCGAAATCCACTCCTATGATGCGTCGTGGACCAGCTGGCCCAAGGTCACTGTGCAACGCCTGTGGACTTACGTGGGCCAATAAG GTAGGAAGGTGTGAATCCAAGGGTgcggcctag
- the LOC132608015 gene encoding uncharacterized protein LOC132608015, which yields MSSITTVIRHSSFWNEQSCFVNYKLDAVVFKDYCSYGDLVEIIAIHLGVDISRKTILIKYVVERDNMPMKIHNDMGVRVYVELKRENKGFEAYPLCVSITDNDLENFVSGEFAVGDDMFQLEFNDYMHAMDVVDSNDLDASDCAKAVVLFENNDNLTISNKEQKDVFGDQIYKDKDTLKNFMANYAIPKRFNFRTERSNAISWIGLNTLKYALYTLVCCSTDCHWKFRASSIANSEMFRVRSFHDEHTCPLKDKVYSQRQATSWLIGASVVKPKIANHKRKYTPDDIVDDVKNEYGVDVSYMTAWRAREKAMNELRGEPIESYKKLPGYVYILDKTYPGSHVRMHKSQQNEFLYLFIALKAFIKGFECCRPIVVVDGSHLKTIYNGTFVSASTLEGAGNILPLAYGVIDSENDKSWTWFFEQFKQAYGNRDNMCVVSDKHESIIKAKNVTKKYKSNDEVLSPVFYALAKAYTQAEFDKLMEKIEKVDFRIKEYLEDARREKWDRLYSPVNRGWTMTSNIAECINEKLVEPSTEYVYTVNDEARCFIIDLKKKTCSCRMFQMDEIPCPHAWAVLKSKSLMPVEYCSDLFKPKTVIKTYDVP from the exons ATGTCAAGCATAACAACAGTGATCAGACACTCCAGTTTTTGGAATGAACAGAGTTGCTTTGTTAATTACAAACTAGATGCAGTTGTCTTCAAAGATTATTGTTCATACGGTGATTTGGTTGAAATTATAGCAATTCATTTAGGTGTTGATATTAGCAGGAAAACGATATTAATAAAATATGTTGTTGAAAGAGACAATATGCCAATGAAAATACACAACGATATGGGAGTGAGGGTGTATGTTGAGCTTAAAAGAGAAAACAAGGGATTTGAAGCATATCCGTTGTGCGTTAGCATAACTGATAATGATCTTGAGAATTTTGTGTCCGGCGAATTTGCAGTTGGAGACGATATGTTTCAACTTGAATTTAATGATTATATGCATGCTATGGACGTAGTTGATTCAAATGATTTGGATGCGTCGGATTGTGCTAAGGCTGTTGTTTTATTTGAAAACAATGATAACTTGACAATTTCGAACAAGGAACAGAAGGATGTTTTTGGTGATCAAATCTACAAAGATAAGGATACTCTGAAGAATTTTATGGCGAATTATGCAATTCCCAAAAGATTCAATTTCAGGACAGAGAGGTCGAATGCCATAAG TTGGATTGGattaaatacattgaaatatgcGCT TTACACTCTGGTATGTTGTTCAACTGATTGTCATTGGAAATTCAGAGCTTCAAGTATTGCGAACTCTGAAATGTTCAGAGTGAGATCTTTTCATGATGAACATACGTGTCCATTGAAGGACAAAGTGTATTCCCAAAGGCAAGCAACAAGTTGGTTGATTGGGGCGTCAGTTGTTAAGCCAAAAATAGCAAATCACAAGAGGAAATATACACCTGATGATATAGTAGACGACGTAAAAAATGAGTATGGCGTTGATGTTTCTTATATGACGGCCTGGAGGGCTAGAGAAAAGGCAATGAATGAATTAAGAGGGGAACCAATAGAATCATACAAGAAGTTACCGGGATATGTGTACATATTGGATAAAACATACCCTGGATCACATGTGAGAATGCACAAATCACAACAAAATGAGTTCTTGTATTTGTTTATAGCACTTAAAGCGTTCATAAAAGGCttcgagtgttgtagaccaatagttgtaGTAGATGGTTCCCACCTTAAAACTATATATAACGGTACTTTTGTATCAGCCAGCACGTTGGAGGGTGCAG GTAATATTCTACCATTGGCATATGGTGTGATAGATTCAGAGAACGATAAGTCTTGGACGTGGTTCTTTGAGCAGTTCAAGCAAGCTTATGGGAATAGGGATAACATGTGTGTTGTATCAGACAAACATGAGAGCATCATTAAGGCG AAAAATGTGACCAAGAAATACAAGTCGAATGATGAAGTATTGAGTCCTGTATTCTATGCACTTGCAAAAGCATACACACAGGCCGAGTTTGATAAGCTGATGGAGAAGATTGAGAAGGTTGATTTTCGGATAAAAGAGTACTTGGAGGATGCTAGAAGGGAAAAGTGGGATCGACTGTATTCACCCGTTAACAGAGGATGGACAATGACCTCAAATATAGCCGAATGTATTAATGAAAAATTG GTTGAACCATCAACTGAATATGTGTATACCGTAAATGATGAGGCAAGGTGTTTCATAATTGATCTTAAAAAGAAAACATGCAGTTGTCGGATGTTCCAAATGGACGAGATACCATGTCCACATGCATGGGCTGTATTGAAGAGTAAAAGTCTTATGCCTGTTGAATATTGCTCAGACCTATTCAAACCAAAGACAGTGATTAAGACGTATGATGTGCCGTGA
- the LOC132608016 gene encoding uncharacterized protein LOC132608016 produces the protein MDGSHLKTTYNGTFVSASTLDGAGNILPLAYGVIDSKNDKSWTWFFEQFKQAYGISDNMCVVSDRHESIIKAVSRVYPTDELDKQMDKIENVDTRVKEYFELVGRDLPVNRGWTMTSNIAECINEKLVAARELHVYNFLEEVRKMFGRWNCTNRRNGTYTFQQLLSINECKSLCMMFIIVLVEVSIEYVYTTNDEARRFIIDLKKKTCSCRMFQMDEITCPHAWVVLKSKNIVPDEYCQTFSNRR, from the exons TGGGACATTCGTATCAGCCAGTACTTTAGATGGTGCAG GTAATATTCTACCACTGGCGTATGGTGTGATAGATTCAAAGAATGATAAGTCTTGGACGTGGTTCTTTGAGCAGTTCAAGCAAGCTTATGGGATTAGTGATAACATGTGTGTCGTATCTGACAGACACGAAAGCATAATCAAAGCTGTGTCTAGGGTGTATCCCACT GATGAGTTAGATAAACAGATGGATAAGATTGAGAATGTTGATACTCGGGTAAAGGAATACTTCGAATTAGTTGGAAGGGATTTACCTGTTAACAGAGGATGGACGATGACTTCAAACATAGCCGAATGTATTAATGAAAAACTAGTAGCAGCTAGAGAATTGCATGTTTACAATTTtcttgaagaagtgaggaagatgtttgggAGATGGAATTGCACTAATAGGAGAAACGGTACATACACATTCCAGCAACTGTTATCAATAAACGAGTgcaaatctttatgtatgatg TTTATTATTGTACTG GTTGAAGTATCAATTGAATATGTGTATACGACAAATGATGAAGCAAGGCGTTTCATAATTGATTTGAAAAAGAAAACCTGCAGTTGTCGAATGTTCCAAATGGACGAGATAACATGTCCACATGCGTGGGTTGTATTGAAGAGTAAAAATATTGTGCCTGATGAATATTGTCAGACCTTTTCAAACCGAAGATAG